In Streptomyces sp. NBC_00483, a single window of DNA contains:
- a CDS encoding helix-turn-helix transcriptional regulator → MNDRRLWSYKDIAAHIRVQPDTVRSYRKHGLLPPPDHVEAGKPYWYADTVRAWVASRPSNRGRKD, encoded by the coding sequence ATGAACGACCGCAGGCTCTGGTCGTACAAGGACATCGCCGCGCACATCCGCGTACAGCCCGACACCGTCCGCTCATACCGCAAGCACGGCCTGCTGCCCCCGCCCGACCACGTCGAGGCGGGCAAGCCCTACTGGTACGCCGACACGGTCCGCGCCTGGGTGGCCTCCCGCCCGAGCAACCGGGGCCGCAAGGACTGA
- the iolB gene encoding 5-deoxy-glucuronate isomerase produces MTHLPRGSAADGPYALSVDPDKVGWARAGLRILELRAGQTHAFDTGESEWIVLPLSGGCSVRAEGMNLELAGRGSVFSGVSDFAYVPRDTSVEISSGAGGRFALAGAKCGRRLPVRYGPAPEVSVEDRGGGQSARQVRNFAAADAFDCDQLIAVEVITPGGNWSSYPPHKHDEHRPGEEALLEEIYYFEIEGPEGGAADSSPGYGYQRVSPSRPGGTDLLAEVRSGDTVLVPDGWHGPSIAQPGHAMYYLNVMAGPGDEREWRICFHPDHVTEGYR; encoded by the coding sequence ATGACGCACCTTCCACGCGGTAGCGCCGCCGACGGGCCCTACGCCCTGTCCGTCGACCCCGACAAGGTCGGCTGGGCCCGGGCCGGGCTGCGGATCCTCGAACTCCGGGCCGGGCAGACGCACGCCTTCGACACCGGGGAGAGCGAGTGGATCGTGCTGCCGCTCTCCGGCGGATGTTCCGTCCGCGCGGAAGGGATGAACCTTGAACTGGCGGGCAGGGGCAGCGTATTCAGCGGAGTGAGTGACTTCGCCTATGTACCGCGCGACACCAGCGTGGAGATCTCCTCCGGTGCGGGAGGCCGGTTCGCCCTGGCAGGAGCGAAATGCGGTCGACGACTCCCCGTCCGCTACGGCCCCGCGCCGGAGGTTTCCGTCGAGGACAGGGGCGGCGGCCAGAGCGCACGCCAAGTGCGCAACTTCGCCGCCGCCGACGCCTTCGACTGCGATCAGCTCATCGCCGTCGAGGTGATCACTCCCGGCGGGAACTGGTCCTCGTACCCACCGCACAAGCACGACGAGCACCGGCCGGGCGAGGAGGCGCTGCTCGAGGAGATCTACTACTTCGAGATCGAGGGGCCCGAGGGCGGGGCCGCGGATTCGTCTCCGGGGTACGGGTATCAGCGTGTGTCCCCCTCCCGGCCCGGTGGTACCGATCTCCTCGCCGAGGTCCGCTCCGGCGACACCGTGCTCGTGCCCGACGGCTGGCACGGTCCTTCGATCGCCCAGCCGGGGCACGCCATGTACTACCTGAATGTCATGGCGGGGCCGGGGGACGAGCGGGAGTGGCGGATCTGCTTCCATCCCGATCACGTGACGGAGGGATACCGATGA
- a CDS encoding PrsW family intramembrane metalloprotease translates to MTQPQPPYGAPQARIPQQPPPPGPQIRPGLWKRCLWGGLALWVLTAIVTYATQNTTLLPTLILLGSFLTPAVFVLWAYERHGRDLGVSLILGCFLVGGILGVLGASVMEYYLVHPSVWMFVAVGLIEEAAKLLALVYVLHRHPRISGLRAGLVLGATVGFGFAAFESAGYAFNAAITMKGIDLRALLETEVLRGLLAPFGHGLWTAISGAVLLSFRKPNGGYRFTTPVILTYLGVSLLHALWDSMHGIAIWLVARLTTTDLDRTLFAEGYIPKPTDAQQHLFTLFSVGGLVIITLLALTWVRSLARRDPSWKSTP, encoded by the coding sequence GTGACGCAGCCCCAGCCGCCCTACGGGGCACCCCAGGCCCGAATCCCCCAGCAGCCGCCCCCGCCGGGCCCGCAGATCCGCCCCGGCCTCTGGAAGCGCTGCCTCTGGGGCGGCCTCGCACTATGGGTGCTGACGGCGATCGTCACGTACGCGACCCAGAACACCACCCTGCTCCCCACGCTCATCCTGCTGGGCAGCTTCCTCACGCCGGCAGTCTTCGTGCTGTGGGCGTACGAGCGGCACGGCCGCGACCTGGGCGTGAGCCTGATCCTGGGCTGCTTCCTGGTGGGCGGCATCCTGGGCGTACTCGGCGCATCGGTCATGGAGTACTACCTCGTACACCCCTCGGTCTGGATGTTCGTGGCCGTCGGCCTGATCGAGGAGGCGGCCAAGCTGCTCGCCCTCGTCTACGTACTGCACCGCCACCCGCGCATCAGCGGACTGCGCGCGGGCCTGGTCCTGGGCGCCACGGTCGGCTTCGGCTTCGCGGCCTTCGAGAGCGCGGGCTACGCGTTCAACGCGGCGATCACCATGAAGGGCATCGACCTGCGCGCCCTCCTGGAAACAGAGGTCCTCCGCGGCCTGCTCGCCCCCTTCGGCCACGGCCTGTGGACAGCAATCTCCGGAGCAGTCCTCCTCTCCTTCCGCAAGCCAAACGGCGGCTACCGCTTCACAACGCCGGTAATCCTCACCTACCTGGGCGTCTCCCTCCTCCACGCCCTCTGGGACTCGATGCACGGCATCGCGATCTGGCTGGTGGCCCGCCTCACCACCACGGACCTGGACCGCACCCTCTTCGCCGAGGGCTACATCCCCAAGCCGACCGACGCGCAGCAGCACCTCTTCACGCTCTTCTCGGTGGGCGGACTAGTCATCATCACGCTCCTGGCGCTGACCTGGGTGCGCTCACTCGCCCGCCGGGACCCTTCTTGGAAAAGTACCCCCTAG
- a CDS encoding heavy metal translocating P-type ATPase: MTDDAPRPTEQLDLAIGGMTCASCSARIEKKLNRIEGVTATVNLATEKAKVSHTPEVTPESLITTITKLGYTAERLAQAASEAAAEIEQGVKSDRQPPMRGRGRVGVPPQDSAEAPLVESQFPEAPAPVAEEVPRRGPAPTDKDRTPTADRPTPLRQRLTVSALLAAPVILMAMIPALQFTNWQWLSLTLASPVVVWGGLPFHRAAWTNLRHGAATMDTLVSLGTLAAYGWSLWALFLNTPPTPPIYLEVASGVVTFILLGRYLEARAKRAAGAALRALLDLGAKEVTLLTPDGAEVRVPADHLKPGDRFVVRPGEKIATDGTVTEGTSAVDTSILTGESIPTDVTVGDPVTGATVNAAGRIVVEATRVGADTQLARMAKLVEEAQTGKAQVQRLADRISAVFVPVVLLIALGTLLTWLFTTGNTTSAFTAAVAVLIIACPCALGLATPTALMVGTGRGASLGILIKGPEVLESTRTVNTVVLDKTGTVTTGHMTLTAAHSTTTDEKTLLRLAGAVEHASEHPVARAITTGAADHAGELPRATDFTNTPGLGVRGTVEGHTVLVGRERLLTDHGIPLPPELTRTRTAAEATGGTAVTVAWDGEARGVLTVTDAVKETSAEAVTALRSLGLTPILLTGDNRAAADSVARAVGIAEEDVIAEVMPEDKVDVIKRLQAEGRSVAMVGDGVNDAAALATADLGLAMGTGTDAAIEAGDLTLVRGDLRVAADAIRLSRRTLATIKGNLCWAFGYNIAAIPLAAAGLLNPMIAGAAMAFSSVFVVTNSLRLRRFT, encoded by the coding sequence ATGACGGACGACGCACCACGCCCCACGGAACAACTCGACCTGGCCATCGGGGGCATGACCTGCGCCTCCTGCTCCGCCCGCATCGAGAAGAAGCTCAACCGCATCGAGGGCGTGACAGCAACGGTCAACCTGGCCACGGAAAAGGCCAAGGTCTCCCACACACCCGAGGTCACCCCCGAATCCCTGATCACCACGATCACAAAACTCGGCTACACGGCAGAACGCCTCGCTCAGGCAGCGTCCGAAGCCGCAGCCGAGATCGAACAGGGAGTGAAGTCAGACCGGCAGCCGCCGATGCGAGGGAGGGGACGCGTCGGGGTGCCCCCGCAGGACTCCGCAGAAGCACCACTCGTGGAGTCGCAGTTCCCGGAGGCGCCCGCCCCGGTGGCCGAGGAGGTACCCCGACGCGGCCCCGCACCCACGGACAAAGACAGGACGCCCACGGCCGACCGCCCGACACCACTCCGCCAACGCCTCACGGTCTCCGCACTCCTCGCGGCCCCCGTGATCCTCATGGCGATGATCCCGGCCCTCCAGTTCACCAACTGGCAATGGCTGTCGCTCACCCTGGCGTCCCCCGTCGTCGTCTGGGGCGGCCTCCCCTTCCACCGCGCCGCATGGACGAACCTGCGACACGGCGCGGCCACCATGGACACCCTCGTCTCCCTGGGCACACTCGCCGCCTACGGCTGGTCCCTGTGGGCACTGTTCCTCAACACGCCACCCACACCACCCATCTACCTGGAAGTGGCCTCGGGCGTGGTCACCTTCATCCTCCTGGGCCGCTACCTGGAGGCCCGCGCCAAGCGCGCCGCCGGCGCCGCCCTGCGCGCCCTCCTCGACCTGGGCGCCAAGGAGGTCACCCTCCTCACCCCCGACGGCGCCGAAGTACGCGTCCCGGCCGACCACCTGAAGCCCGGCGACCGCTTCGTCGTCCGCCCCGGCGAGAAGATCGCCACGGACGGCACGGTCACCGAGGGCACAAGCGCCGTGGACACCTCGATCCTCACCGGCGAGTCGATCCCCACCGACGTCACCGTCGGAGACCCCGTCACGGGCGCCACCGTCAACGCCGCGGGCCGCATCGTCGTGGAGGCCACCCGCGTAGGCGCGGACACCCAGCTCGCCCGCATGGCGAAGCTCGTCGAGGAGGCCCAAACAGGAAAGGCCCAGGTCCAGCGCCTGGCGGACAGAATCTCCGCGGTCTTCGTCCCAGTGGTCCTACTGATCGCCCTCGGCACACTGCTCACCTGGCTCTTCACCACCGGCAACACGACATCCGCCTTCACCGCAGCGGTGGCCGTCCTGATCATCGCCTGCCCCTGCGCCCTCGGCCTGGCCACCCCCACGGCCCTCATGGTCGGCACGGGCCGCGGCGCAAGCCTGGGCATCCTGATCAAGGGCCCCGAGGTCCTGGAATCAACCCGCACGGTCAACACGGTCGTCCTGGACAAAACCGGAACGGTCACCACAGGCCACATGACCCTCACGGCCGCACACTCGACCACCACCGACGAAAAGACCCTGCTCCGCCTGGCAGGCGCCGTAGAGCACGCCTCAGAACACCCGGTGGCCCGAGCAATCACAACAGGAGCAGCCGACCACGCAGGCGAACTCCCCCGGGCAACGGACTTCACCAACACCCCCGGCCTGGGCGTACGCGGCACGGTCGAGGGCCACACCGTCCTCGTAGGCCGCGAGCGACTGCTCACGGACCACGGCATCCCCCTGCCACCCGAACTCACCAGAACCCGCACCGCCGCGGAAGCGACCGGCGGCACAGCGGTCACGGTCGCCTGGGACGGCGAGGCCCGCGGCGTCCTGACGGTCACGGACGCGGTCAAGGAGACGAGCGCGGAGGCGGTGACCGCCCTCCGCTCCCTGGGCCTCACACCGATCCTCCTGACCGGCGACAACCGCGCCGCGGCGGACTCGGTCGCCCGCGCGGTGGGCATCGCCGAGGAGGACGTGATCGCGGAGGTCATGCCCGAGGACAAGGTCGACGTGATCAAGCGCCTTCAGGCCGAGGGCCGCAGCGTCGCGATGGTCGGCGACGGGGTCAACGACGCCGCCGCGCTGGCCACCGCCGACCTGGGCCTGGCCATGGGCACCGGCACGGACGCGGCGATCGAGGCCGGCGACCTGACACTCGTCCGCGGCGATCTACGGGTGGCCGCGGACGCGATCCGGCTCTCGCGCCGCACCCTCGCCACGATCAAGGGCAACCTCTGCTGGGCCTTCGGCTACAACATCGCGGCGATCCCGCTCGCCGCGGCCGGCCTGCTGAACCCGATGATCGCGGGAGCGGCGATGGCCTTCTCGTCGGTGTTCGTGGTGACGAACAGCCTGCGGCTGCGCAGATTCACGTAG
- a CDS encoding sugar phosphate isomerase/epimerase family protein: MTTTPSRIRIGSAPDSWGVWFPDDPQQVPYQRFLDEVAEAGYEWIELGPYGYLPSDPRVLTEETGRRGLKVSAGTVFTGLHHGPAVWEKTWDHVSSIAELTRAMGAEHLVVIPSFWRDDKTGEVLEDSTLTPDQWRHLSTQTERLAREIGDRYGLKLVFHPHADTHIDTEENVTRLLDATDPDLVSLCLDTGHYAYCGGDSVKLIETYGERIGYLHLKQVDPAVLATVHEQGTPFGPAVAQGVMVEPPRGVPELEPVLAAASKLDIDLFAIVEQDMYPCEPDRPLPIADRTRRYLRSCGV, encoded by the coding sequence ATGACGACCACGCCCTCGCGCATCCGCATCGGTTCGGCCCCCGACTCCTGGGGCGTCTGGTTCCCCGACGACCCGCAGCAGGTCCCGTACCAGCGCTTTCTCGACGAGGTGGCCGAGGCCGGGTACGAGTGGATCGAGCTGGGCCCGTACGGCTATCTGCCGTCGGACCCGCGCGTACTCACCGAGGAGACGGGCCGCCGCGGCCTGAAGGTGTCGGCGGGCACGGTGTTCACGGGCCTGCACCACGGCCCCGCGGTATGGGAGAAGACCTGGGACCACGTGTCCTCCATCGCCGAACTCACCCGGGCGATGGGCGCGGAGCACTTGGTCGTCATTCCCTCCTTCTGGCGCGACGACAAGACGGGCGAGGTGCTGGAGGACTCCACCCTCACCCCCGACCAGTGGCGCCACCTGTCCACGCAGACCGAACGCCTCGCACGCGAAATCGGCGACCGCTACGGCCTGAAACTGGTCTTCCACCCGCACGCCGACACCCACATCGACACAGAGGAGAACGTGACCCGCCTCCTCGACGCGACCGACCCCGACCTCGTGTCGCTGTGCCTGGACACGGGCCACTACGCGTACTGCGGCGGCGACAGCGTCAAGCTCATCGAGACGTACGGGGAGCGGATCGGCTATCTGCACCTGAAGCAGGTGGACCCGGCGGTCCTCGCCACCGTCCACGAACAGGGCACACCCTTCGGCCCGGCCGTGGCACAGGGCGTCATGGTCGAACCTCCGCGCGGGGTACCGGAGTTGGAGCCGGTACTGGCCGCCGCGAGCAAACTCGACATCGACCTGTTCGCGATCGTCGAGCAGGACATGTACCCGTGCGAGCCGGACCGCCCGCTCCCGATCGCCGACCGCACACGCCGCTACCTGCGTTCCTGCGGGGTTTGA
- a CDS encoding heavy-metal-associated domain-containing protein, translating into MSAHTELPQADTESAGSCCGGACHTDAAATEGAFTAVYEVKGMTCGHCEGAVSSEISELADVTSVQASAATGQVTVVSTAPLDEEAVRAAVDEAGYELV; encoded by the coding sequence ATGAGCGCCCACACCGAGCTCCCCCAGGCCGACACCGAGTCCGCCGGTTCCTGCTGCGGCGGCGCCTGCCACACCGACGCCGCGGCCACCGAGGGCGCCTTCACGGCCGTGTACGAGGTCAAGGGCATGACGTGCGGCCACTGCGAGGGCGCGGTGTCCAGTGAGATCTCGGAGCTCGCCGACGTCACTTCGGTCCAGGCGAGCGCCGCCACCGGCCAGGTCACGGTCGTCTCCACCGCCCCGCTCGACGAGGAAGCGGTCCGCGCGGCGGTGGACGAGGCGGGCTACGAGCTCGTCTGA
- a CDS encoding Cgl0159 family (beta/alpha)8-fold protein, translating to MSEAEGVDLRWLARVRAEDPGAVAEAAGRRERRALLGAGRRLMIVAADHPARGALGVGERAFAMADRADLLRRLCVALARPGVDGVLASADVVEDLLLLGVLDRKVVIGSMNRGGLAGASFELDDRFTGYRAEDLERFGFDAGKLLLRVDHEDPGSGSVRTLEAAARAVDAMAARRLPVFVEPFLSRRDPETGLLRNDLSPESVITSIAVASGLGGTSAYTWLKLPVTDDPDDMARVMETSALPAVLLGGDIKDGDQDATYEKWRAALQLPTVQGLVVGRSLLYPADGDVAAAVDTAVGLLRTTRADT from the coding sequence TTGAGTGAGGCAGAGGGTGTCGACCTCCGGTGGCTTGCCCGTGTGCGGGCCGAGGATCCGGGGGCGGTCGCCGAGGCCGCGGGCCGGCGGGAGCGGCGGGCGCTGCTCGGAGCGGGGCGGCGGTTGATGATCGTGGCCGCCGACCATCCGGCCCGGGGTGCGCTCGGCGTCGGGGAGCGGGCGTTCGCCATGGCCGACCGGGCCGATCTGCTGCGCCGGTTGTGCGTCGCGCTGGCCAGGCCGGGCGTGGACGGGGTGCTGGCCTCCGCCGATGTGGTCGAAGACCTGTTGCTGTTGGGGGTGTTGGACCGCAAGGTCGTCATCGGGTCCATGAACCGGGGCGGGCTCGCCGGGGCCTCCTTCGAGCTGGACGACCGGTTCACCGGGTATCGGGCCGAGGATCTGGAGCGGTTCGGCTTCGATGCCGGGAAGTTGTTGCTGCGGGTCGATCATGAGGATCCGGGATCCGGGTCCGTGCGGACGTTGGAGGCTGCCGCCCGTGCCGTCGATGCCATGGCCGCGCGTCGGCTGCCCGTCTTCGTCGAGCCGTTCCTGAGCCGTCGCGATCCCGAAACCGGGCTGCTGCGAAACGACTTGAGTCCCGAGAGTGTCATCACGTCGATCGCTGTCGCCTCCGGGCTCGGCGGCACCTCCGCGTACACCTGGCTGAAGCTCCCGGTCACCGACGACCCCGACGACATGGCCCGGGTCATGGAGACCTCCGCCCTGCCCGCCGTGCTGCTCGGCGGCGACATCAAGGACGGCGATCAGGACGCCACGTACGAGAAGTGGCGTGCCGCGCTTCAACTGCCCACGGTTCAGGGGCTCGTGGTCGGGCGCTCGCTGCTCTACCCGGCCGACGGGGATGTCGCGGCCGCCGTCGACACGGCCGTGGGCCTGCTGCGCACCACGCGTGCGGACACCTAG